In the genome of Candidatus Neomarinimicrobiota bacterium, the window CCTCGATAATACCAGAAAAAGGATAGAATCGGAATATTCCGGGAATATAAAAATATTCGACACGGCGGCTAAATCAGCCCGGAGAGAAGAAGATAATTTTATCGTTTCTGACGGTGAGAATGAGGCAAAATCGGAGTATATGGTTGTCGCAACCGGAATAATGGACACGCAGCCCCACATAATGAAAGAACGGGGAGGGGAGATTATCGACTCTACGAAGTGGATATATCCATTTGCAAACAAGGAGACGATACTATACTGCATCAGGTGTGAAGGGCATCTTGCAAGGAGCGATAATGTCGCCATATTAGGCAGCGGAAAAACAGCCGAGCAACTTTCATTCATAATGTATGAACGATACGGCGTGAACACATTTATCCTGACCAACGGCGAAGAAATGAGTTCAGATGAAGAATCGAAAAAACTACTGACAGCATACGGCATTAAAATATATACCGACAGGATAGTAGACGCGGTCGGGGAAAAGGGGGGGCAGCTTCGTAAATTTATACTTGCCGGCGGCGAGGAGATAGAGGTTAAATTCGCCTTGGTTGCCATGGGTCTCCACAGAGTGTACAATGATTTGGTCCTTGAACTCGGAGCCCGATTAACCGATGAGAATCAACCGGCGGAAATCAGGCATGTCATTGTGGATAAGAAAAGTGAGACTTCGATTCCGAATCTTTTCGCCGTGGGTGATATGGCTAAGAGGGACAACGAAATACTTATGAAGCAGATTTATACTGCTCAGGAATACGCGGTCAGGGCGGTGGATACGATAGACAGTAGAAGAAGAATGAAGATGCGGGATAAAATTCAGATTAAAACAAACAATAATAAACTCTTGCCCTGACCGAAGTAAGGCTTTAACTTTGTGGTAAGTTCTCACTATAAGCGGTGGCTTTGACTGAGAACATCAAAACTGCACAGAAAGGAGCATGTCCAAATGAAACAGATCATATTTTCTTTGTTATTTCTCCTAAACGTTTCGTTGCTTCTCGCCCAGGCCAACCCAGTTCTCAATGAGATCCTCTACGATCCAACAG includes:
- a CDS encoding NAD(P)/FAD-dependent oxidoreductase, producing the protein MSEDYDIIIVGGGMGGSAAALRAVQYNLKACWFYGSKSTSKSSRSKWIYNIDNMIGFHEGVVKDELLKMYKAPEDEAFRQKLNESHVHISGKAILDNTRKRIESEYSGNIKIFDTAAKSARREEDNFIVSDGENEAKSEYMVVATGIMDTQPHIMKERGGEIIDSTKWIYPFANKETILYCIRCEGHLARSDNVAILGSGKTAEQLSFIMYERYGVNTFILTNGEEMSSDEESKKLLTAYGIKIYTDRIVDAVGEKGGQLRKFILAGGEEIEVKFALVAMGLHRVYNDLVLELGARLTDENQPAEIRHVIVDKKSETSIPNLFAVGDMAKRDNEILMKQIYTAQEYAVRAVDTIDSRRRMKMRDKIQIKTNNNKLLP